A region from the Citrobacter telavivensis genome encodes:
- the urtA gene encoding urea ABC transporter substrate-binding protein, giving the protein MQRRTLLKAFALSASVAAMGFSFSVQAADTIKVGIMHSLSGTMAISETPLKDVALMTIDEINAKGGVLGKKLEPVVVDPASNWPLFAEKARQLLSQDKVAVVFGCWTSVSRKSVLPVFEELNGLLFYPVQYEGEEMSPNVFYTGAAPNQQAIPAVEYLLSEDGGNAKRFFLLGTDYVYPRTTNKILRAFLHSKGIADKDIEEVYTPFGHSDYQTIVANIKKFSAGGKTAVVSTINGDSNVPFYKELANQGLKATDVPVVAFSVGEEELRGIDTKPLVGNLAAWNYFESVDNATNQKFVADYRAYAKAHKLPNADTVVTNDPMEATYVGLHMWAQAVEKAGTTDVDKVRAAMAGQSFKAPSGFTLTMDATNHHLHKPVMIGEIEGNGQFNVVWQTEEPVRAQPWSPFIAGNDKKSEQPVKTASN; this is encoded by the coding sequence ATGCAGCGTCGTACCTTACTCAAAGCGTTTGCCCTCTCGGCCTCGGTTGCCGCCATGGGCTTCAGTTTTAGCGTTCAGGCCGCCGATACCATCAAAGTGGGCATTATGCACTCACTTTCCGGCACGATGGCTATCTCCGAAACGCCGCTGAAAGATGTGGCTCTGATGACGATTGATGAGATCAACGCCAAAGGGGGCGTATTAGGCAAGAAGCTGGAACCGGTGGTGGTCGACCCGGCTTCAAACTGGCCGCTGTTTGCCGAGAAAGCACGACAGTTGCTGAGCCAGGATAAGGTGGCGGTGGTGTTTGGCTGCTGGACCTCCGTGTCGCGTAAGTCGGTGTTGCCGGTTTTTGAAGAGCTGAACGGCCTGTTGTTCTACCCCGTCCAGTACGAGGGGGAAGAGATGTCGCCGAACGTCTTCTACACCGGCGCGGCACCCAACCAGCAGGCGATCCCGGCGGTTGAGTACCTGCTGAGTGAGGACGGTGGAAACGCCAAACGCTTCTTCCTGCTGGGCACCGATTACGTTTATCCGCGTACGACCAACAAAATTTTGCGTGCGTTCCTGCATTCAAAAGGGATTGCCGATAAAGATATTGAAGAAGTCTACACGCCGTTTGGTCACAGTGATTATCAGACCATTGTCGCCAACATCAAAAAGTTCTCCGCCGGGGGTAAAACGGCCGTGGTGTCGACCATCAATGGCGATTCTAACGTCCCGTTTTATAAAGAGCTGGCAAACCAGGGGCTGAAAGCCACCGACGTTCCGGTGGTCGCGTTTTCCGTGGGAGAAGAGGAACTGCGTGGGATTGATACCAAACCGCTGGTGGGTAACCTTGCCGCCTGGAACTACTTCGAATCGGTTGATAACGCCACTAATCAAAAATTTGTCGCCGATTATCGCGCATACGCCAAAGCCCATAAGCTGCCAAATGCCGACACCGTTGTGACTAACGACCCGATGGAGGCGACATACGTTGGCCTGCATATGTGGGCGCAGGCCGTTGAAAAAGCCGGGACGACGGATGTGGATAAAGTCCGTGCGGCGATGGCCGGACAGTCCTTCAAGGCTCCGTCTGGCTTTACCCTGACGATGGATGCCACCAACCATCATCTGCATAAGCCGGTGATGATTGGCGAGATTGAAGGCAACGGTCAGTTCAACGTCGTGTGGCAGACCGAAGAGCCGGTTCGAGCCCAACCGTGGAGCCCGTTCATTGCCGGTAATGACAAAAAATCTGAACAACCGGTGAAAACAGCCAGCAACTAA
- a CDS encoding 5-methyltetrahydropteroyltriglutamate--homocysteine S-methyltransferase, with product MQRQQAPFRAEVVGSFLRPDDIKVARQQFSRGELTALQLRAVEDDAIRRVVEQQCACGLHVVTDGEFRRAWWHFDFFDGLQGVERYDSQQGIQFNGVQTKAHGVRVTGKLAFGDHPMLEDFRYLKSISGNAQPKMTIPSPSVLHFRGGRKDIDASVYPDLEAYFDDLATTWRDAIHAFYAAGCRYLQLDDTVWAYLCSDAQRQQIRERGDCPDELARIYADVINRALADKPADLTVGLHVCRGNFRSTWISEGGYEPVAEILFGSVNVDAFFLEYDNDRSGDFAPLRFIRPGHQQVVLGLVTTKNGELENPEGVKARLQEAAHYVDKAQICLSPQCGFASTEEGNSLTEAQQWNKIKLITEIAQQVW from the coding sequence ATGCAAAGACAACAGGCCCCATTTCGCGCAGAAGTCGTTGGCAGCTTTTTACGTCCCGACGACATCAAAGTTGCCCGCCAACAGTTTTCGCGCGGTGAGTTAACCGCACTGCAGTTACGCGCCGTCGAAGACGACGCGATTCGCCGGGTGGTCGAACAGCAGTGCGCCTGCGGTTTGCACGTTGTCACGGACGGTGAGTTCCGCCGCGCCTGGTGGCATTTTGATTTCTTCGACGGTCTGCAAGGGGTGGAGCGTTATGACTCACAGCAGGGCATTCAGTTTAATGGTGTGCAGACCAAAGCGCACGGTGTGCGGGTTACCGGAAAACTGGCTTTCGGCGATCATCCGATGCTGGAGGATTTCCGCTATCTGAAGAGCATCAGCGGTAACGCGCAACCGAAGATGACCATTCCCAGCCCCAGCGTGCTGCACTTTCGCGGCGGGCGTAAGGATATCGATGCCTCAGTGTATCCGGATCTTGAGGCCTATTTTGACGATCTGGCGACGACCTGGCGCGATGCTATCCACGCTTTCTACGCCGCAGGCTGTCGCTATCTGCAACTGGATGACACGGTATGGGCGTATCTCTGCTCTGATGCCCAGCGTCAGCAAATTCGCGAGCGTGGGGACTGCCCTGACGAACTGGCGCGGATTTATGCCGATGTTATCAACCGGGCGCTGGCGGATAAACCGGCCGATCTGACGGTGGGCCTGCACGTCTGCCGCGGTAACTTCCGCTCAACCTGGATCTCCGAAGGCGGCTATGAACCGGTTGCGGAGATCCTGTTCGGCAGCGTCAACGTCGATGCCTTTTTCCTGGAATACGACAACGATCGCTCCGGCGACTTTGCGCCGCTGCGCTTTATCCGCCCTGGCCACCAGCAGGTGGTGCTGGGACTGGTGACCACCAAAAATGGTGAACTGGAAAACCCGGAGGGAGTAAAAGCGCGCCTGCAGGAAGCGGCACACTATGTCGACAAAGCGCAAATTTGTCTCAGCCCGCAGTGCGGTTTTGCTTCGACGGAAGAGGGGAACAGCCTCACGGAAGCCCAGCAGTGGAACAAAATTAAACTTATCACCGAAATAGCCCAACAGGTCTGGTAA
- a CDS encoding rhodanese-like domain-containing protein, whose protein sequence is MSHVTEFPAAASALAVNHFLSRLSLETDCADVYESIHSGEPDFVLLHVVGRPETFARRHIPGAIHLPHAMMTAERMAQWPADTLFVVYCAGPHCNGADRAALKLARLGIPVKVMIGGITGWADEGYAFACPAE, encoded by the coding sequence ATGAGTCATGTCACTGAGTTTCCGGCCGCCGCATCCGCCCTTGCGGTCAACCATTTCCTGTCTCGTTTGAGTCTGGAAACAGATTGCGCCGATGTTTATGAAAGTATCCATAGCGGGGAGCCGGATTTCGTCTTACTCCACGTAGTGGGAAGGCCGGAGACATTTGCACGTCGCCATATTCCGGGCGCTATTCATCTGCCGCATGCCATGATGACCGCCGAACGGATGGCGCAATGGCCTGCGGATACCCTGTTTGTGGTTTACTGCGCCGGGCCTCACTGTAACGGTGCCGACCGCGCGGCGCTGAAGCTCGCAAGGCTGGGCATACCGGTGAAGGTGATGATTGGCGGTATCACCGGATGGGCAGACGAAGGCTACGCGTTTGCCTGTCCCGCAGAATGA
- the ftrA gene encoding transcriptional regulator FtrA encodes MPKNARIMPKTPRPLVVVLAYDGLCTFEFGVAVEIFGLPRPELGADWYHFAVASVDPGPLCATGGVRMMVDGGLELLAEADTIVVPGWRDSDAPVPEALCVALRTAQARGCRLLSICSGVFVLAATGLLDGRKATTHWRYTEKLQQRFPAVEVLDDVLYHDAGRLLTSAGSAAGIDLCLYLVREDYGLEVANSVARRLVVQPHRDGAQPQQLLRPVARQRESQTLGPLFDFLHQNLTMNHDAASLAKRAGMSSRTFLRRFTDCTGTTPARWILNERLLRARDYLENSPLSVEMIAEQTGFGSAALFRHHFRHAYCLSPSQYRKKFTFNVK; translated from the coding sequence ATGCCAAAAAACGCCAGGATTATGCCAAAAACGCCGCGCCCGCTGGTGGTCGTGCTCGCCTATGACGGACTGTGCACCTTCGAGTTTGGCGTGGCGGTCGAAATATTTGGCCTGCCGCGCCCGGAACTGGGTGCTGACTGGTATCATTTTGCCGTTGCGTCAGTCGATCCCGGTCCACTCTGCGCGACCGGCGGCGTGCGGATGATGGTGGATGGAGGGCTGGAACTGCTGGCTGAGGCGGATACCATTGTTGTTCCCGGCTGGCGGGACAGCGACGCGCCGGTGCCGGAAGCCTTGTGTGTCGCACTGCGCACCGCACAGGCGCGAGGTTGCCGTCTGTTGTCGATCTGTTCCGGCGTGTTTGTACTGGCGGCGACCGGGTTGTTGGATGGGCGCAAAGCCACCACCCACTGGCGCTACACTGAGAAACTCCAGCAGCGTTTCCCGGCGGTCGAGGTGCTTGATGACGTTCTCTACCATGATGCGGGACGGTTGCTGACCTCGGCGGGCAGCGCGGCGGGTATAGACCTTTGTCTCTACCTGGTCAGAGAAGACTACGGCCTCGAGGTTGCCAACAGCGTTGCCCGACGACTGGTGGTGCAACCCCATCGCGACGGCGCGCAACCACAGCAACTGCTACGCCCCGTTGCCCGGCAGCGTGAAAGCCAGACGCTCGGCCCGTTGTTTGATTTTCTGCATCAGAATCTGACGATGAATCATGACGCCGCCTCGCTGGCCAAACGCGCCGGAATGAGTTCGCGCACATTTTTGCGGCGTTTCACCGACTGTACGGGCACCACGCCTGCACGTTGGATCCTCAACGAACGTTTATTACGGGCGCGCGATTACCTGGAAAATTCACCGCTCAGCGTGGAAATGATCGCGGAACAAACCGGTTTTGGCAGTGCGGCGCTATTTCGTCACCATTTTCGCCACGCTTATTGTCTGTCCCCGTCACAATACCGAAAGAAATTTACTTTTAACGTTAAATAA
- the mgtS gene encoding protein MgtS: MLGNMNVFMAVLGIILFSGFLAAYFSHKWDD, encoded by the coding sequence ATGCTGGGTAATATGAACGTTTTCATGGCCGTTCTGGGAATCATTTTATTTTCTGGATTCCTGGCCGCTTATTTCAGCCACAAATGGGATGACTAA
- a CDS encoding diguanylate cyclase: MIKKAVEIDAILLELNQSIDTHYQWLVKMFHCVVTEDASQADIIATNAHCLCHFGQWLKNHTVHSHEEWEHFREMEYAHAKMHESGRELMLAVIEKRWRGTHFDHFQDSLLSFTGKVMEYKISLVNLRSNMDILTGLPGRRMLDETFDRQLKDAAPLELYLLLLDIDRFKSINDGYGHLVGDIVLRMLATNLTAWTRSDETAYRYGGEEFVIVIRAKSDEEARQAGLRICQAIASTTIHYPGGTLDITATGGITRGWPGESLNTVLGRADKAMYEGKQTGRNRCMFIDKDQRMTNVVNVAPVHAVFTKQAVS; encoded by the coding sequence ATGATTAAAAAGGCAGTAGAAATTGATGCTATCCTCTTAGAACTTAATCAGTCTATTGATACGCATTATCAGTGGTTAGTCAAAATGTTCCACTGTGTGGTCACAGAGGATGCGTCGCAGGCAGATATTATTGCTACTAACGCACACTGTTTATGCCATTTTGGTCAGTGGTTAAAAAATCATACTGTGCACAGTCACGAGGAGTGGGAACATTTTCGCGAAATGGAATATGCACACGCTAAAATGCATGAATCGGGTCGTGAATTAATGTTGGCGGTCATTGAAAAGCGTTGGCGCGGTACCCATTTTGACCATTTTCAGGACAGCTTATTAAGCTTCACCGGGAAAGTGATGGAATATAAAATATCTCTGGTCAATCTGCGAAGCAATATGGATATATTAACCGGCCTTCCTGGACGTCGGATGCTGGATGAAACGTTTGACAGACAACTTAAAGACGCCGCGCCGCTGGAGTTATATCTCTTGTTGCTGGATATTGACCGATTTAAATCGATTAACGATGGCTATGGTCACCTGGTGGGGGACATCGTACTACGTATGCTGGCGACGAATCTGACGGCCTGGACGCGCAGCGATGAAACGGCTTACCGCTATGGCGGCGAGGAATTTGTGATTGTCATCCGGGCAAAATCGGATGAAGAAGCCCGACAGGCCGGTTTACGCATTTGTCAGGCTATTGCGAGCACAACGATTCACTATCCTGGCGGGACTCTGGATATCACAGCAACAGGCGGAATCACCCGCGGCTGGCCGGGCGAGTCCCTGAATACCGTATTAGGCCGTGCCGACAAAGCCATGTATGAGGGGAAACAGACGGGAAGAAACCGTTGTATGTTTATCGATAAGGACCAACGAATGACCAACGTGGTAAACGTCGCCCCCGTTCACGCGGTCTTTACAAAACAGGCCGTTAGCTGA
- a CDS encoding serine hydrolase, producing the protein MKGSAPLLLSSVLLLAGCGNSTLSQMNMPAEQRAQAVVGYYARGIDPMIRQYMQEKQVTGMVVAVIQHNGPVEFHSYGVTDSRHRYPITPDTLFALGSLSKGVTAEVTTVLVNQGVLQWNDTLAQLLPASTPLSEDARKITLLQLATHTSGLPRQPMDLLTLENLLHYFSTGENFYTQLDNDTVLTFLSDFTAPEARVPRYSNIGYALLGYIVQRQTGESIPALARRLIFQPLQMSNSSFVPTSLKAYPYRALGHAGDQPKLIQRGELTPDWTFRHNMVGAASLYSSARDLAGYARAHFAPGDNAVLARAFADVSRIQFYRQKEAANIAWVTDTLADRQITWQVGYIGGYSSYIGFDKRNQNAVVVLQNSFNWSNYLGHTILTKLDKQENMPF; encoded by the coding sequence ATGAAAGGATCCGCACCCCTCCTTCTTTCCTCTGTCCTGCTACTGGCCGGTTGTGGCAACAGCACCTTATCGCAGATGAATATGCCGGCTGAACAGCGTGCGCAGGCGGTGGTGGGTTACTACGCGCGCGGCATCGATCCGATGATCCGCCAGTATATGCAGGAAAAGCAGGTGACCGGGATGGTGGTGGCGGTTATTCAGCACAACGGGCCGGTGGAGTTCCACAGTTACGGTGTGACCGACAGCAGGCATCGTTATCCGATCACGCCGGACACGCTATTTGCGCTGGGGTCGCTGAGTAAAGGGGTGACCGCGGAAGTCACTACCGTTCTGGTGAATCAGGGCGTGCTTCAGTGGAACGACACGCTGGCGCAACTGCTACCGGCCAGTACGCCGTTAAGCGAGGACGCCAGAAAAATTACCCTGCTGCAACTGGCGACGCATACTTCCGGTTTACCCAGACAACCGATGGATTTGCTGACTCTGGAAAATCTTCTGCACTATTTCAGTACGGGTGAAAATTTTTATACCCAACTGGATAACGACACGGTGCTGACATTTCTCTCCGACTTCACCGCGCCTGAAGCGCGCGTGCCGCGCTATTCCAATATCGGTTACGCGCTGCTTGGCTACATCGTGCAACGTCAAACCGGTGAGTCGATCCCGGCGTTGGCCCGTCGTCTAATCTTCCAGCCACTACAGATGAGCAACAGCAGTTTTGTGCCGACGTCGCTCAAAGCCTATCCGTATCGCGCATTAGGCCACGCGGGAGATCAGCCGAAGCTCATTCAACGCGGCGAACTGACGCCGGACTGGACGTTCCGCCACAACATGGTCGGGGCGGCGAGTTTATACAGCAGCGCACGCGATCTGGCGGGCTACGCACGGGCCCATTTTGCGCCAGGGGACAACGCCGTGCTCGCCCGCGCGTTTGCGGATGTTTCCCGCATCCAGTTTTATCGTCAAAAAGAAGCGGCGAATATTGCGTGGGTGACAGATACCTTAGCCGATCGCCAGATAACCTGGCAGGTAGGGTATATTGGCGGATATTCCAGTTATATTGGTTTTGACAAACGGAATCAGAATGCGGTGGTGGTGCTGCAAAATAGTTTTAACTGGAGTAATTATCTGGGGCATACCATTCTTACAAAATTGGACAAACAGGAGAACATGCCATTCTGA
- the dcp gene encoding peptidyl-dipeptidase Dcp: MSLTNPFFSHSLLPYQAPRFDLIEVSHYRPAFDEGMKQKREDIAVIIANRDAPDFTNTVLALEKSGELLTRVTSVFFAMTAAHTNEQLQRLDEAFSAELAELANDIWLNSALFSRVDHVWQQRDALGLDSESVRLIEVTHQRFVLAGAQLSDADKMQLRALNTEAATLTSQFNQRLLAANKSGGLVVDYAHQLEGLSAEEVASARQAASEKGLTEGWLIPLLNTTQQPALSVLRDRQTRENLFNAGWRRAEKGDDNDTRALIQRLVTLRARQAQLLGFADYASWKIADQMAKTPDAALAFMRAIVPAARQRALNELADIQQVIDDEQGGFSAQAWDWSFYAEQVRRAKYALDESQLKPYFELDTVLHEGVFWTANQLFGIKFIERFDIPVYHPDVRVWEIFDHNGVGLALYYGDFFARDSKSGGAWMGNFVEQSTLNETQPVIYNVCNYQKPAAGQPALLLWDDVITLFHEFGHTLHGLFASQRYATLSGTNTPRDFVEFPSQINEHWASHPAVFGRYARHYATGEKMPEALQDKMRKASLFNKGYDMSELLSAALLDMGWHRLSVEASSQQVESFEKQLLAAEQLSLPAVPPRYRSSYFAHIFGGGYAAGYYAYLWTQMLADDGFQWFVEQGGLTRENGQRFREAILSRGNSEDLEHLYPAWRGNEPQIDHMLRHRGLAG, from the coding sequence ATGTCGTTAACGAATCCGTTCTTTAGCCACAGCCTGTTACCGTATCAGGCACCCCGTTTTGATCTGATTGAAGTCAGTCATTATCGTCCCGCATTTGATGAAGGGATGAAGCAAAAGCGGGAGGATATCGCCGTGATTATCGCTAACCGCGATGCGCCGGATTTTACCAATACCGTTCTCGCGCTGGAGAAAAGCGGTGAACTGTTGACCCGCGTTACCAGTGTCTTCTTTGCCATGACCGCCGCGCATACCAATGAGCAACTTCAGCGTCTCGATGAGGCGTTTTCCGCCGAACTCGCGGAACTGGCGAATGATATCTGGCTTAACAGTGCGCTATTTTCCCGCGTCGACCACGTCTGGCAACAGCGCGATGCGCTGGGGCTCGACAGCGAATCCGTGCGTTTGATTGAGGTGACGCATCAGCGCTTTGTCCTTGCTGGTGCGCAACTGAGCGACGCCGACAAAATGCAGCTCCGGGCACTTAATACCGAAGCGGCGACGCTCACCAGCCAGTTTAACCAGCGTCTGCTGGCGGCGAATAAATCCGGTGGTCTGGTGGTGGACTATGCCCATCAACTGGAGGGACTCAGTGCGGAAGAGGTAGCCAGCGCGCGTCAGGCGGCGAGTGAAAAAGGGCTAACCGAGGGATGGCTCATTCCGCTACTGAATACGACCCAACAGCCGGCGTTAAGCGTGCTGCGCGATCGTCAGACGCGGGAGAATCTGTTTAACGCCGGGTGGCGTCGTGCGGAGAAAGGGGACGACAATGACACGCGAGCGCTGATTCAGCGACTGGTCACCCTTCGAGCCCGTCAGGCGCAACTGTTGGGCTTTGCGGATTACGCGTCGTGGAAAATCGCCGATCAGATGGCAAAAACGCCAGACGCCGCACTGGCGTTTATGCGCGCAATTGTTCCTGCCGCACGTCAGCGGGCGTTGAATGAGTTGGCCGATATTCAGCAGGTCATTGATGACGAACAGGGCGGGTTTAGCGCGCAGGCCTGGGACTGGTCGTTTTATGCCGAGCAGGTGCGCCGCGCGAAATATGCGTTAGATGAATCACAGCTAAAACCTTATTTTGAACTGGATACCGTTCTGCACGAAGGGGTGTTCTGGACCGCCAACCAACTCTTTGGCATCAAATTCATCGAGCGCTTTGATATTCCGGTCTACCATCCGGATGTGCGCGTCTGGGAAATCTTCGATCATAACGGCGTCGGACTGGCGCTTTATTACGGTGATTTCTTTGCCCGTGATTCGAAAAGCGGCGGTGCCTGGATGGGCAATTTTGTCGAGCAGTCGACGCTCAACGAAACCCAACCGGTTATCTACAACGTCTGTAATTATCAGAAGCCCGCGGCGGGACAGCCCGCGCTGTTACTCTGGGATGATGTCATCACGCTGTTCCATGAGTTCGGTCATACCCTGCACGGGCTGTTTGCCTCACAGCGTTATGCCACGCTCTCCGGCACCAATACGCCGCGTGATTTCGTTGAATTTCCATCGCAGATTAACGAACACTGGGCGAGCCACCCGGCGGTATTTGGGCGCTACGCCCGCCATTATGCTACCGGCGAGAAAATGCCAGAGGCGCTACAGGACAAAATGCGTAAGGCAAGCCTGTTCAATAAAGGCTATGACATGAGCGAACTGCTCAGCGCCGCGCTGCTGGATATGGGCTGGCACAGGCTGTCTGTTGAAGCATCGAGCCAGCAGGTCGAGTCGTTTGAAAAGCAACTGCTGGCGGCAGAGCAACTCAGTCTTCCGGCGGTACCACCGCGCTATCGCAGCAGCTATTTTGCTCATATTTTTGGCGGGGGTTACGCGGCAGGCTATTACGCCTATCTCTGGACGCAGATGCTGGCGGATGACGGCTTTCAGTGGTTTGTGGAGCAGGGTGGGCTGACGCGCGAGAACGGTCAGCGTTTCCGCGAGGCGATTTTATCGCGGGGCAACAGTGAAGATTTAGAGCATCTTTACCCGGCCTGGCGAGGAAATGAACCGCAGATCGACCACATGCTCAGACACCGTGGCCTGGCGGGATAA
- the ydfG gene encoding bifunctional NADP-dependent 3-hydroxy acid dehydrogenase/3-hydroxypropionate dehydrogenase YdfG, with protein sequence MIVLVTGATAGFGECITRRFVENGHKVIATGRRQERLQELKESLGDNVLTAQLDVRNRAAIEEMLASLPAGWRDIDLLVNNAGLALGLEPAHKASVEDWETMIDTNNKGLVYMTRAVLPGMVERNRGHIINIGSTAGSWPYAGGNVYGATKAFVRQFSLNLRTDLHGTAVRVTDIEPGLVGGTEFSNVRFKGDDNKADKTYENTTALTPEDVTEAVWWVATLPAHVNINTVEMMPVTQSFAGLSVHRG encoded by the coding sequence ATGATCGTTTTAGTAACCGGAGCAACAGCAGGTTTTGGTGAATGCATTACACGTCGTTTTGTTGAGAACGGGCATAAAGTCATTGCCACTGGCCGTCGCCAGGAACGCCTGCAAGAGTTAAAAGAGTCGCTGGGTGATAACGTGCTGACCGCGCAACTGGATGTCCGCAACCGCGCGGCCATTGAGGAGATGCTGGCGTCATTGCCTGCCGGGTGGCGTGATATCGATCTGCTGGTCAATAACGCCGGTCTGGCGCTGGGCCTGGAACCTGCGCATAAAGCCAGTGTGGAAGACTGGGAAACCATGATCGATACCAACAACAAAGGGCTGGTTTACATGACCCGCGCCGTCCTGCCTGGCATGGTAGAGCGTAACCGGGGTCATATCATCAATATTGGCTCTACGGCAGGCAGTTGGCCTTATGCCGGCGGTAACGTTTATGGCGCGACCAAAGCGTTTGTTCGTCAGTTTAGCCTGAATCTGCGTACCGATCTGCACGGTACGGCGGTTCGCGTCACGGATATCGAACCGGGTCTGGTGGGCGGTACTGAGTTTTCCAACGTGCGCTTTAAAGGCGATGACAACAAAGCGGACAAAACCTATGAGAACACCACGGCGCTGACGCCGGAAGATGTGACCGAAGCAGTCTGGTGGGTTGCCACCCTGCCTGCCCATGTGAACATCAATACGGTAGAAATGATGCCTGTGACGCAGTCATTTGCCGGACTGAGCGTTCACCGCGGTTAA
- a CDS encoding FCD domain-containing protein: MTVETQLNPTQPVNQQIYRILRRDIVHCLIAPGTPLSEKEVSVRFDVSRQPVREAFIKLAENGLIQIRPQRGSYVNKISLSQVRNGCFVRQAIECAVARRAAAQITDSQCYQLEQNLNQQRIAIERKQLNDFFELDDNFHQKLATIADCQLAWDTIENIKATIDRVRYMSLDHVSPPEMLLRQHLDIFAALEKHDADAVEQAMTQHLQEIGESVLLIRQENSDWFSEE, from the coding sequence ATGACCGTCGAAACGCAACTCAACCCTACACAGCCCGTAAATCAGCAGATTTATCGCATTCTTCGCCGTGACATCGTGCACTGCCTCATTGCGCCAGGCACGCCGCTGTCCGAAAAAGAGGTGTCTGTTCGCTTCGATGTCTCTCGTCAACCGGTGCGCGAAGCGTTTATTAAGCTCGCGGAAAACGGATTGATCCAGATCCGCCCGCAGCGCGGCAGCTACGTCAACAAGATCTCCCTCTCGCAGGTGCGAAACGGCTGCTTTGTCCGTCAGGCTATCGAATGCGCAGTGGCGCGGCGGGCCGCAGCCCAAATCACCGACAGTCAGTGCTATCAGCTTGAGCAGAATCTCAATCAGCAGCGGATTGCCATTGAGCGCAAACAGCTGAACGATTTCTTCGAGCTGGATGACAATTTCCACCAGAAGCTGGCAACCATTGCCGACTGTCAGTTGGCATGGGACACCATCGAAAATATCAAGGCCACTATCGACCGCGTGCGTTACATGAGCCTTGATCACGTTTCCCCGCCGGAAATGTTACTCCGTCAGCACCTCGATATTTTTGCCGCGCTGGAAAAGCACGACGCCGATGCCGTCGAGCAGGCAATGACCCAACATCTGCAAGAAATTGGCGAATCGGTCCTGTTGATCCGCCAGGAAAACAGTGACTGGTTCAGCGAAGAGTAA
- the ydfZ gene encoding putative selenium delivery protein YdfZ, translating into MMTYDRNRNAITTGSRVMISGTGHTGRIKAIDTEGRDAAQIRREKTVEVEGCEGIFAPVELIRLGMN; encoded by the coding sequence ATGATGACATACGATCGTAACCGTAACGCAATCACCACAGGTAGCCGTGTGATGATCAGTGGCACCGGCCATACCGGTCGCATCAAAGCGATTGATACCGAGGGCCGGGATGCGGCGCAAATTCGTCGTGAAAAAACAGTCGAAGTGGAAGGCTGTGAAGGCATATTTGCCCCGGTAGAACTGATTCGGCTCGGCATGAACTAA